TGTCCTTTCCATTACCATTACCATTAGCCATCGCCAGCGAGCAGGCACGATCCTGGAGTTCTTCGGGGAAGTCCTCACGGGAATGATTCACATTCAGTCCAATCCCGACTACGGCGAAGGGATCTCTGCCAATGCGGGTTTCCACCAAGATGCCTGCTACCTTTTGTCCATTGATCAGGACATCGTTGGGAGACTTGATGGAGCATCCGGAAATGCCAAGACCCCGGATCGTCTCCACAAGGGCGACTGCCGCGAAGGCCGATAGTAAGGGAATCGTGGCATCATCGATCGGAAGGCGCAGCAGCAAAGAAAACCAGAGTCCCAGCCCCGGAGCCGAGGACCAGGGACGGCGGAACTGTCCGCGTCCTGCCGTCTGACGTTCGGCAAAGAGAAGTGTGCCCGCTGGAGCTTTCTCCTCTCCCATCCGGAGCAGATCATCGTTGCTGGAGGTCGTTTCCGACAGGACCTGAACCGGAATACTCCAAGGGGATGCAGTTGTCAGCGCTACCTCATCCAGCGGGATGAAGGAGAAGGATTCAGCCGGCATGCCCGAGCTCCAACGAGAGGTCAGCATTCGGAGCCGAATGGGTGAGAGCTCCCACGGAGATCCGATCCACTCCCGTATCGGCAATCGCCCTTAGCGTCTCCAAAGTGATGCCGCCGCTGGCCTCGAGAAGCACGCCGGGGGAGAGGTTATTTCGCAGGGCTACGGCCTTTCGCATCATGCCTGTGTCCATGTTATCGAGCAGGATCACATCGATCCCCTTCATGGTAAGTAGGCTCTCCGTTTGCTCCAATGTGTCGGCCTCGATCTCGATCGGAAGGCCGGGATGCTCGCCGCGAAGTTTGGAGATTACTCCGGGCAGCGCTTCC
This window of the Verrucomicrobiota bacterium genome carries:
- a CDS encoding biotin--[acetyl-CoA-carboxylase] ligase, whose product is MPAESFSFIPLDEVALTTASPWSIPVQVLSETTSSNDDLLRMGEEKAPAGTLLFAERQTAGRGQFRRPWSSAPGLGLWFSLLLRLPIDDATIPLLSAFAAVALVETIRGLGISGCSIKSPNDVLINGQKVAGILVETRIGRDPFAVVGIGLNVNHSREDFPEELQDRACSLAMANGNGNGKDKGEPMDRNKLAAILLRHLREQERLISTDPGLLLSTWNEMLVHDTTP